Proteins co-encoded in one Malus sylvestris chromosome 9, drMalSylv7.2, whole genome shotgun sequence genomic window:
- the LOC126583286 gene encoding NADH dehydrogenase [ubiquinone] 1 beta subcomplex subunit 8, mitochondrial-like: MAGRLSSVASRIMGGSSIVSRSAASSLRLRAGMSLPVGKHIVPDRPLPVNDELVCDDGTPFPEPCIDRITDTVGKYEALAWLCGGLSCFAGLGLLAVWNDKASKIPFAPKVYPYDNLQVELGGEP; this comes from the coding sequence ATGGCAGGGAGATTGAGCAGCGTAGCTTCCAGAATCATGGGCGGAAGCAGCATCGTCTCACGTTCAGCCGCTTCCTCTCTTCGTCTCCGTGCCGGCATGAGCCTTCCCGTCGGTAAGCATATCGTCCCCGACAGGCCCCTTCCCGTAAACGACGAGCTCGTCTGTGACGACGGCACGCCGTTTCCCGAACCCTGCATCGATCGAATCACCGACACCGTAGGAAAGTACGAAGCTTTGGCTTGGCTCTGTGGGGGTTTGAGCTGCTTTGCTGGTCTGGGTTTGTTAGCCGTGTGGAACGACAAGGCGTCCAAGATCCCATTTGCCCCAAAAGTATACCCCTACGACAACCTGCAAGTGGAGCTCGGCGGAGAACCGTAG